From Primulina huaijiensis isolate GDHJ02 chromosome 15, ASM1229523v2, whole genome shotgun sequence, one genomic window encodes:
- the LOC140959158 gene encoding protein THYLAKOID FORMATION1, chloroplastic-like, whose amino-acid sequence MAAVTSVSITAIAQSSDRKFLALLPLNFDVVRFRGMVSYDSCRFRASSSRMVVHCMSTATDVPPVSETKLNFLKAYKRPIPSVYNTVLQELIVQQHLMRYKKSYRYDPVFALGFVTVYDQLMDGYPSDEDRDAIFKAYIEALKEDPAQYRADAVKLEEWARAQSSSTLVDFGSREGEVEGYLKDIAERSGNTGSFSYSRFFAVGLFRLLELANATEPTVLEKLCVALNVNKKSVDRDLDVYRNLLTKLVQAKELLKEYVDREKKKIEARAAESQKANEAVKNFSGEYQSADR is encoded by the exons ATGGCGGCTGTTACTTCTGTATCCATCACTGCTATCGCTCAATCATCCGACCGGAAATTCCTTGCTCTGTTGCCTTTGAATTTCGATGTTGTTAGGTTCCGCGGTATGGTGTCGTACGATTCATGCCGCTTTCGTGCTTCGAGTTCTCGAATGGTGGTTCATTGCATGTCCACTGCCACAG ATGTGCCTCCTGTGTCAGAGACAAAGCTAAATTTCTTGAAGGCTTATAAAAGACCAATTCCAAGTGTATACAACACTGTACTACAAGAGCTGATTGTTCAGCAGCATTTGATGAGATACAAGAAGTCATACCGGTATGATCCGGTGTTTGCACTTGGCTTTGTGACCGTGTATGATCAACTCATGGATGGTTACCCAAGCGATGAGGATCGGGATGCCATTTTCAAAGCTTACATAGAAGCTCTAAAGGAGGATCCTGCCCAATACAG GGCTGATGCTGTGAAGTTAGAAGAATGGGCTCGTGCTCAATCTTCTAGTACTTTAGTTGATTTTGGATCAAGAGAAGGAGAGGTTGAAGGCTATTTGAAAGATATTGCAGAAAGATCCGGGAACACAGGAAGTTTCAGCTACAGCCGCTTCTTTGCAGTTGGTCTCTTCCGTTTGCTTGAGTTAGCAAATGCCACTGAACCAACCGTATTAGAAAAG CTTTGTGTCGCTCTAAACGTGAATAAGAAAAGTGTTGATCGGGATCTTGATGTCTATCGCAATTTGCTTACCAAACTGGTTCAAGCAAAAGAACTGTTAAAAGAATATGTCGACAG GGAGAAAAAGAAAATCGAAGCAAGGGCGGCAGAATCTCAGAAAGCAAACGAGGCTGTCAAAAATTTTTCAGGGGAGTACCAATCCGCTGACCGGTAA
- the LOC140958975 gene encoding diacylglycerol kinase 5-like: MASSDLDSKKFVKEFYIPSYILVSDLEAECLPNVPECPVLVFINSKSGGQLGGDLLITYQTILNKNQVFDLGEESPNGVLNRFFTNLEKLKLNGDGFASELEKKLKIIVAGGDGTAGWLLGVVSDLKLTQPPPIATVPLGTGNNLPFAFGWGKKNPGTDRNSVLSFLDQVRKAREMKIDSWHILMRMRAPKEGSCDPIAPLELPHSLHAFHKVSSTDDLNVEGCDTFRGGFWNYFSMGMDAQVSYAFHTERKLHPEKFKNQLHNQSTYAKIGCSQGWFMAPIVHPSSRNMAQLCKLKVMKRHGDWQDLHIPHSIRSIVCLNLPSFSGGLNPWGTPNINKRRDRDLTAPYVDDGLIEIVGFRDAWHGLVLFAPNGHGTRLAQAHRIRFEFHKGAADHTYMRIDGEPWKQPLPVDDETVVVEISHLGQVKMLAIHDCRSKSIMDPSSPIPQYADERDSDNEDDSVGDEWRKFGAADTFRIPDEVDISHLS, translated from the exons ATGGCAAGTTCGGATCTTGATTCTAAGAAATTTGTGAAGGAGTTTTATATCCCTAGCTACATACTTGTGTCTGACTTGGAGGCTGAGTGTTTACCTAATGTACCCGAGTGCCCTGTTTTGGTATTTATCAATTCCAAAAGTGGTGGTCAGCTTGGTGGAGATCTTCTCATTACTTACCAAACCATACTAAACAAAAACCAG GTGTTTGATTTAGGAGAAGAATCTCCCAACGGTGTGCTGAATAGGTTTTTTACCAACCTGGAAAAGCTCAAGCTTAATGGAGACGGATTTGCTTCTGAACTTGAGAAGAAGTTAAAAATAATA GTTGCCGGGGGAGATGGTACAGCTGGCTGGCTTCTTGGAGTGGTTTCTGATCTAAAATTGACTCAGCCGCCGCCTATTGCTACAGTGCCTTTGGGAACTGGAAATAATCTTCCATTTGCATTTGGATGG GGTAAGAAAAATCCTGGAACAGATCGTAATTCTGTGCTCTCATTCTTGGATCAAGTGCGGAAAGCAAGAGAAATGAAGATCGACAG TTGGCATATTCTTATGCGGATGAGAGCACCGAAAGAAGGCTCGTGTGATCCAATCGCCCCTTTGGAGTTGCCACATTCATTGCATGCATTTCATAAGGTTTCTTCAACAGATGATCTCAATGTG GAAGGTTGTGATACATTCCGTGGTGGATTTTGGAATTACTTCAGCATGG GAATGGATGCACAAGTGTCTTATGCATTCCACACGGAGAGAAAGCTGCAtccagaaaaattcaaaaaccaaCTACATAATCAG AGTACATATGCAAAGATTGGATGCTCACAGGGATGGTTTATGGCTCCTATTGTTCACCCTTCTTCTAG GAATATGGCCCAACTTTGCAAGCTGAAGGTCATGAAAAGACATGGTGATTGGCAAGACCTCCACATTCCTCATAG CATCAGGTCAATTGTATGTCTTAACTTGCCGAGTTTTTCTGGTGGACTAAACCCTTGGGGAACTCCAAATATTAACAAACGACGTGAT AGAGACTTGACTGCGCCTTATGTAGACGATGGCCTTATCGAGATTGTTGGCTTTAGAGATGCTTGGCATGGACTTGTTCTATTTGCTCCGAATGGACATGGGACACGTCTTGCGCAG GCACACCGTATCCGCTTTGAGTTCCATAAAGGTGCAGCTGATCACACATACATGAGAATTGATGGGGAACCATGGAAGCAACCTCTTCCAGTCGATGATGAGACAGTAGTTGTAGAAATTTCTCATCTTGGCCAAGTTAAGATGCTTGCTATTCACGATTGTAGATCCAAAAGTATTATGGACCCGTCATCTCCTATTCCCCAATATGCTGATGAAAGGGATAGTGACAACGAAGACGACTCTGTTGGAGATGAATGGAGAAAATTCGGGGCAGCAGACACGTTCAGGATTCCAGATGAAGTCGATATTTCTCATCTTAGTTAG
- the LOC140958506 gene encoding uncharacterized protein isoform X1, which yields MCELHLCISLIISMAKRRVRKNTKQSASIGNNDDQYGITLEKKEPAYQDYEVERQSAAIRALRDVEIDQLQTMLRLHRSYFSQEQLQVPLLQFFKENLPNLTIAGTGMDGQYDVQWKDADGNLTLNQADERTIHTSLLHGLSVAYPDFSAGIPSLGGFEFSNKSVKTVPFEADKLQISGLVLEGPDSQVYELKNGLRTPDVSNNRLSVGMTPKTLRLPKNGEMLLSVHGSPLGVYKEDNMETIQETEDG from the exons ATGTGCGAGCTTCATCTCTGTATTTC ATTGATAATTTCCATGGCAAAGCGAAGAGTACGAAAAAATACCAAACAGTCTGCGAGCATTGGGAACAATGATGATCAATACGGTATAACATTAGAGAAGAAAGAACCAGCATACCAAGATTATGAAG TTGAACGTCAAAGTGCTGCGATCAGGGCTCTTAGGGATGTAGAAATTGATCAGCTGCAGACTATGTTACGGTTACATCGTTCGTATTTCAGCCAGGAACAGTTGCAAGTCCCATTACTGCAGTTTTTTAAGGAAAACCTTCCAAATCTAACCATTGCAGGGACTGGGATGGATGGCCAGTATGATGTGCAATGGAAAGATGCGGACGGGAACTTGACTCTCAACCAGGCAGATGAGAGAACAATACACACTTCTCTTTTACATGGGCTGTCAGTTGCTTATCCTGATTTCTCAGCTGGAATTCCATCTTTGGGAggctttgaattttcaaataaatctg TGAAAACAGTCCCTTTTGAGGCTGATAAACTGCAGATCAGTGGCCTT gTTTTGGAAGGTCCTGATTCTCAAGTATATGAGCTGAAGAATGGCCTGCGAACTCCAGAT GTCAGCAACAACAGGTTGTCCGTTGGAATGACACCCAAAACTCTCAGGCTTCCAAAAAATGGGGAGATGCTCTTATCTGTGCACGGATCTCCCCTTGGTGTTTACAAGGAAGACAACATGGAAACAATACAAG AGACGGAAGATGGTTAG
- the LOC140958506 gene encoding uncharacterized protein isoform X2 yields the protein MAKRRVRKNTKQSASIGNNDDQYGITLEKKEPAYQDYEVERQSAAIRALRDVEIDQLQTMLRLHRSYFSQEQLQVPLLQFFKENLPNLTIAGTGMDGQYDVQWKDADGNLTLNQADERTIHTSLLHGLSVAYPDFSAGIPSLGGFEFSNKSVKTVPFEADKLQISGLVLEGPDSQVYELKNGLRTPDVSNNRLSVGMTPKTLRLPKNGEMLLSVHGSPLGVYKEDNMETIQETEDG from the exons ATGGCAAAGCGAAGAGTACGAAAAAATACCAAACAGTCTGCGAGCATTGGGAACAATGATGATCAATACGGTATAACATTAGAGAAGAAAGAACCAGCATACCAAGATTATGAAG TTGAACGTCAAAGTGCTGCGATCAGGGCTCTTAGGGATGTAGAAATTGATCAGCTGCAGACTATGTTACGGTTACATCGTTCGTATTTCAGCCAGGAACAGTTGCAAGTCCCATTACTGCAGTTTTTTAAGGAAAACCTTCCAAATCTAACCATTGCAGGGACTGGGATGGATGGCCAGTATGATGTGCAATGGAAAGATGCGGACGGGAACTTGACTCTCAACCAGGCAGATGAGAGAACAATACACACTTCTCTTTTACATGGGCTGTCAGTTGCTTATCCTGATTTCTCAGCTGGAATTCCATCTTTGGGAggctttgaattttcaaataaatctg TGAAAACAGTCCCTTTTGAGGCTGATAAACTGCAGATCAGTGGCCTT gTTTTGGAAGGTCCTGATTCTCAAGTATATGAGCTGAAGAATGGCCTGCGAACTCCAGAT GTCAGCAACAACAGGTTGTCCGTTGGAATGACACCCAAAACTCTCAGGCTTCCAAAAAATGGGGAGATGCTCTTATCTGTGCACGGATCTCCCCTTGGTGTTTACAAGGAAGACAACATGGAAACAATACAAG AGACGGAAGATGGTTAG